GAAGACCCGCCCGGCCCCGACGGGGTGCGCCCGGCGCCCGGTGCCCGTGAGGCGCTCGGCATGCTGCGCCTGCACGGCGTCCGCACCGGGTTCGTCGCCCTGCGACCGGGCGGGGACGGGCGACTCGGCGACGCCGACGTACGGGCCGTCAACCACCGCGTCGACGACCTCCTCGGTCCCTTCGACATCTGGGGAGTGTGCCCGCACGGGCCCGACGACGGCTGCCACTGCCGACCACCCGAACCGGGCCTGATCCTCTGGGCGGCGGGCCGGGTGTGCACCGCACCGGCGGACTGCGCGGTCGTCGGCACGGCCGCGCACGCCGAGGCCGCCGCCCGGGTGGGCGCCCACGGGATCCTCGTACCGGACGAGCGGACCCGGCCGGAGGAGACGGCGCGGGCCGATCATGTGGCGCCGGACGTCCTGACCGCCGTACGCGCGCTGCTCAACGGGCCGCCGCAGGGGCGGGTCCTGGTCGACGAGCGTCCGATCGAGTCGGCCTTCGAGCCGGGGGAGGGCTGACGATCAGCGTTCCGTCCACCGGCACACCAGCCGGAACACCGCGAACAGCGTCAGAGGCCAGATGGCCGCGAAGGTCCAGATCACCGCGGGCCGTGAGGTGACGATCCCGGTGACCAGCAGCGCGATCGACACCGCGAGCAGCAGGACCACGGTCAGGACGCGCGGCCGGTAGTGCGTCACCCGGGACAGGTCGGGCCGTCG
This portion of the Streptomyces canus genome encodes:
- a CDS encoding HAD-IIIA family hydrolase, translated to MTRVRTVLFDRDSILAEDPPGPDGVRPAPGAREALGMLRLHGVRTGFVALRPGGDGRLGDADVRAVNHRVDDLLGPFDIWGVCPHGPDDGCHCRPPEPGLILWAAGRVCTAPADCAVVGTAAHAEAAARVGAHGILVPDERTRPEETARADHVAPDVLTAVRALLNGPPQGRVLVDERPIESAFEPGEG
- a CDS encoding DUF3040 domain-containing protein codes for the protein MTTGRLPDHEQRILDEVERALRRDRRLDRRLRTGRLRRRPDLSRVTHYRPRVLTVVLLLAVSIALLVTGIVTSRPAVIWTFAAIWPLTLFAVFRLVCRWTER